In the Euphorbia lathyris chromosome 5, ddEupLath1.1, whole genome shotgun sequence genome, one interval contains:
- the LOC136229543 gene encoding cellulose synthase A catalytic subunit 4 [UDP-forming], producing the protein MTGLATGSSHPLQDYDEKYRPPSRQSAVSKTICRVCGDEIGVKEDGQVFVACHVCSFPVCRPCYDYERSDGNQSCPQCNTRYKRHKGCPKVAGDDDDDDFEGDDIDDDFQIKQHRDDPDHKIAFNNSENGDSIHRQLHTGGPAFSSTGSIAGKDIELGERDMYSNEEWKERVEKWKARQEKRGLVNKDGEGNDQGEEDEFLMAEARQPLWRKIPIASSKISPYRIVIVIRLVVLAFFLRFRILTPAYDAYPLWLISVICEIWFAFSWILDQFPKWCPIERETYLDRLSLRFEREGEPNRLAPVDFFVSTVDPLKEPPIVTANTVLSILSVDYPVNKVSCYVSDDGASMLLFDTLAETAEFARRWVPFCKKHNIEPRAPEFYFNEKIDYLKDKIHPNFVKERRAMKREYEEFKVKINSLVAKALKKPEEGWVMQDGSPWPGNNTRDHPGMIQVYLGSEGALDVEGKELPRLVYVSREKRPGYDHHKKAGAMNALIRVSAVLTNAPFMLNLDCDHYLNNSKSAREAMCFLMDPQLGKKVCYVQFPQRFDGIDRHDRYANRNTVFFDINMKGLDGIQGPVYVGTGCVFNRQALYGYDPPVSEKRPKMTCDCWPSWCFCCCSGSRKSKSKKKGQRSLLGGLLPSKKKKMMGKNYMRKGSGSVFELEEIEEGLEGYEELEKSSLMSQKNFEKRFGQSPTFITSTLMEEGGLPEGINPSTLIKEAIHVISVGYEEKTEWGKEVGWIYGSITEDILTGFKMHCRGWRSIYCSPKRAAFKGSAPINLSDRLHQVLRWALGSVEIFLSRHCPLWYGYGGKLKWLERLAYVNTVVYPFTSIPLLAYCTIPAVCLLTGKFIIPTLTNLASIWFMALFLSIIATSILELRWSGVSIEDLWRNEQFWVIGGVSAHLFAVFQGLLKVLAGVETSFTVTSKAADDAEFGELYMFKWTTLLIPPTTLIILNMVGVVAGVSGAINNGYGSWGPLFGKLFFAFWVIVHLYPFLKGLMGRQNRTPTIVVLWSILLASIFSLVWVRIDPFLPKQTGPVLKQCGVEC; encoded by the exons ATGACCGGCCTCGCCACGGGTTCCTCCCATCCTTTGCAGGATTATGATGAG AAGTACCGGCCTCCGAGTAGGCAATCAGCGGTATCAAAAACAATATGCAGAGTTTGTGGAGATGAAATTGGAGTTAAGGAAGATGGACAAGTGTTTGTGGCTTGTCATGTTTGTTCCTTTCCTGTTTGTAGGCCTTGTTATGACTATGAAAGAAGTGATGGAAACCAGTCTTGTCCTCAGTGTAACACTCGCTATAAGCGTCATAAAG GTTGTCCTAAAGTTGCaggtgatgatgatgatgatgattttgaaGGAGATGATATTGATGATGACTTCCAGATTAAGCAGCATCGTGATGACCCTGATCACAAAATTGCCTTTAATAATTcg GAAAATGGAGATTCAATTCATAGGCAATTGCATACTGGTGGTCCTGCATTCTCTTCTACAGGAAGCA TTGCAGGCAAGGATATCGAGCTCGGTGAGAGAGACATGTACAGCAATGAGGAATGGAAAGAAAGGGTAGAGAAGTGGAAAGCTAGGCAAGAGAAAAGAGGTTTAGTGAACAAAGATGGAGAAGGAAATGATCAAGGAGAAGAAGATGAGTTCCT TATGGCAGAAGCTAGGCAACCACTGTGGAGAAAAATCCCAATTGCCTCCAGCAAAATCAGCCCATACCGGATTGTCATTGTCATAAGACTTGTTGTTCTGGCCTTCTTTCTTCGTTTTCGAATCTTAACTCCAGCTTATGATGCTTACCCTTTATGGTTAATCTCAGTAATCTGTGAGATATGGTTTGCATTTTCCTGGATTCTTGATCAGTTCCCTAAATGGTGCCCAATTGAAAGAGAAACTTACCTTGATCGCCTTTCGTTGAGGTTTGAGCGAGAGGGAGAGCCTAACCGGTTAGCTCCTGTTGATTTCTTTGTCAGTACAGTGGACCCTCTCAAGGAACCTCCAATAGTAACTGCAAATACAGTGCTTTCAATCTTGTCTGTTGATTATCCTGTCAATAAGGTCAGTTGTTATGTCTCGGATGATGGTGCTTCGATGCTTCTGTTCGATACATTAGCAGAAACTGCTGAGTTTGCTAGGAGATGGGTTCCATTCTGTAAGAAGCATAATATTGAACCAAGAGCCCCAGAATTCTATTTCAATGAGAAGATTGACTACTTGAAAGATAAAATTCATCCTAACTTTGTTAAGGAGCGAAGAGCTATGAAA AGAGAGTATGAAGAATTCAAGGTGAAGATCAACTCGTTGGTCGCAAAGGCTCTGAAGAAACCCGAGGAAGGATGGGTGATGCAGGATGGTAGTCCCTGGCCTGGCAACAATACAAGAGATCATCCTGGAATGATTCAG GTGTATCTTGGAAGTGAGGGTGCACTTGATGTGGAAGGTAAGGAGCTTCCCCGGCTTGTGTACGTTTCTCGTGAGAAGCGTCCTGGATATGATCACCACAAGAAAGCCGGTGCCATGAATGCTCTT ATTCGAGTTTCTGCAGTGCTCACCAATGCACCTTTTATGTTGAATTTGGATTGTGACCATTACCTCAACAACAGCAAATCTGCAAGAGAAGCCATGTGCTTTTTAATGGATCCCCAGCTTGGAAAGAAGGTCTGCTATGTCCAGTTTCCTCAGAGATTCGATGGTATCGATAGACATGACAGATATGCCAACCGAAATACCGTGTTCTTTGAT ATTAACATGAAAGGTCTAGATGGGATTCAAGGGCCAGTATATGTTGGTACAGGATGTGTCTTCAATAGGCAGGCCTTATATGGCTACGATCCTCCCGTGTCCGAGAAGCGGCCTAAGATGACATGTGATTGCTGGCCTTCATGGTGCTTCTGCTGCTGCAGTGGTTCAAGGAAGTCGAAATCGAAGAAGAAAGGGCAAAGAAGTCTGCTTGGTGGACTACTCCCtagcaagaagaagaaaatgatgggTAAGAACTACATGAGAAAAGGGTCAGGATCAGTTTTTGAACTTGAAGAGATTGAAGAAGGGCTTGAAGGGTACGAAGAATTGGAGAAATCATCACTTATGTCACAGAAAAATTTCGAGAAACGATTCGGACAATCACCAACTTTTATTACCTCTACTCTAATGGAAGAAGGTGGCCTCCCTGAAGGAATTAATCCTTCAACTCTCATCAAAGAAGCCATTCATGTTATTAGTGTTGGTTATGAAGAAAAAACTGAATGGGGCAAAGAG GTTGGATGGATATATGGTTCAATTACAGAAGATATCTTGACAGGATTCAAGATGCATTGTAGAGGATGGAGATCAATCTATTGTTCACCAAAGAGAGCAGCTTTTAAAGGATCAGCTCCCATTAATCTATCAGATCGGTTGCACCAAGTTCTTCGATGGGCTCTTGGATCTGTAGAAATTTTCCTGAGTCGCCATTGCCCGTTATGGTATGGATATGGAGGAAAGCTGAAATGGCTTGAAAGACTTGCCTATGTGAACACTGTTGTTTACCCTTTCACTTCCATTCCTTTGCTTGCTTACTGTACTATTCCTGCTGTATGCCTCCTCACAGGAAAATTCATCATCCCTACA CTGACCAACCTTGCTAGTATATGGTTTATGGCCCTTTTCCTGTCCATCATAGCAACAAGTATACTAGAGCTGAGATGGAGTGGAGTGAGCATAGAAGATTTATGGAGAAACGAGCAGTTCTGGGTTATCGGTGGTGTATCAGCACATCTATTTGCTGTGTTTCAAGGCCTGCTAAAGGTTCTAGCTGGAGTTGAAACAAGTTTCACAGTGACATCAAAAGCAGCAGACGACGCGGAATTCGGGGAACTTTACATGTTCAAATGGACAACTCTTTTAATCCCACCAACAACTCTAATAATCCTGAATATGGTAGGAGTTGTGGCTGGAGTTTCTGGTGCAATCAACAATGGATATGGTTCTTGGGGGCCGCTATTCGGAAAgctatttttcgcattttgggTCATTGTTCATCTCTACCCTTTTCTGAAAGGTCTAATGGGAAGGCAAAACAGGACTCCTACTATTGTAGTACTTTGGTCTATACTTCTTGCATCAATATTTTCACTTGTTTGGGTTAGAATTGATCCTTTCTTGCCTAAGCAAACTGGTCCCGTTCTTAAGCAATGTGGAGTGGAATGTTAG
- the LOC136229100 gene encoding protein PHOSPHATE STARVATION RESPONSE 1-like, whose amino-acid sequence MEARSASSMQRSGAKQLSNLGVSGALSSSLPVRPTSLVEAYPKLTDSQQGSMERGPMRRPFVQASQLSSNSGLVGHLFSSSAGFSSDLQYSSIRPQEKHPSPSPFLSQSATNASVLTLPQTSPSEFPQPTASSQYIQETNASWCPESLPGFLDFPVNATPQNNQVESTSCSGVLASEEFIKRNDWHEWADQLVSDDDALTSNWNELQVDIGVADLEPKMVYQVSGPSSNIPAPQQQAIQQLPAPSGEIRPVLTPTSSANSGSSKPRMRWTPELHEAFVEAVNHLGGSERATPKGVLKLMKVEGLTIYHVKSHLQKYRTARYRPDSSEASSDKRLTPLEEISSLDLKTGIEITEALRLQMEVQKRLHEQLEIQRNLQLRIEEQGKYLQKMFETQYKSGGDMLKASSSALENPSALSSDVMKDSPTTNGNTDPDFAKSTLEERQQEDPNEKQSATHRIEASQNPELDCDSESSPQSAKRARTE is encoded by the exons ATGGAGGCTCGATCTGCTTCATCCATGCAGAGATCAGGTGCAAAGCAGCTGAGTAACCTTGGTGTCTCTGGAGCACTGTCTTCATCTTTACCAGTCCGTCCAACTTCTCTAGTGGAGGCATACCCAAAGTTAACAGATTCTCAACAGGGTTCAATGGAGAGAGGGCCAATGAGACGGCCTTTTGTCCAAGCAAGTCAGTTGAGCTCAAACAGTGGGCTAGTTGGTCACCTATTTTCATCATCTGCAGGCTTTTCATCAGATCTTCAGTACTCATCCATTCGCCCCCAGGAGAAACATCCTTCACCTTCTCCTTTCCTTTCTCAATCAGCAACAAATGCATCGGTTTTGACATTGCCGCAAACATCACCATCAGAATTTCCTCAACCTACTGCATCGAGTCAGTATATCCAAGAAACCAATGCTTCATGGTGCCCTGAGTCACTTCCTGGTTTTCTTGATTTCCCTGTCAATGCCACTCCCCAAAATAATCAAGTAGAAAGCACTAGTTGTAGTGGTGTCTTAGCATCTGAGGAATTTATTAAAAGGAATGATTGGCATGAATGGGCAGACCAATTAGTTTCCGATGACGATGCTTTGACATCTAATTGGAATGAGCTTCAGGTTGATATCGGTGTTGCAGACCTGGAACCAAAG ATGGTCTACCAGGTGTCAGGACCATCTTCAAATATTCCAGCACCTCAGCAACAAGCTATTCAACAGCTTCCTGCTCCATCTGGAGAAATCCGTCCTGTTCTTACCCCCACCTCCTCAGCTAATAGTGGCTCATCTAAGCCACGCATGCGTTGGACTCCTGAGCTTCATGAAGCCTTTGTAGAAGCTGTTAATCACCTTGGTGGTAGTGAAA GAGCTACTCCTAAAGGGGTTCTGAAGCTTATGAAGGTTGAAGGCTTGACTATCTATCATGTGAAAAGCCACCTACAG AAATATAGGACAGCCAGATACAGACCAGACTCATCTGAAG CGTCTTCAGACAAAAGATTGACTCCTCTAGAAGAAATATCCTCTCTGGATTTGAAAAC GGGTATTGAGATAACTGAAGCTCTGCGATTACAAATGGAAGTTCAGAAGCGGCTGCACGAACAGCTTGAG ATTCAACGAAATTTACAGTTACGAATAGAAGAACAAGGGAAGTACCTCCAAAAGATGTTCGAGACGCAATACAAATCGGGGGGTGACATGCTGAAGGCATCCTCGTCTGCTTTGGAGAACCCCTCTGCTCTTTCGTCTGATGTAATGAAAGATTCCCCCACTACAAATGGAAACACGGACCCAGACTTTGCTAAGTCTACATTGGAAGAGAGGCAACAGGAGGATCCGAATGAGAAGCAAAGTGCAACTCATCGAATTGAAGCTTCTCAGAATCCTGAGCTAGATTGTGATAGCGAGTCGAGTCCACAATCTGCTAAACGAGCAAGAACAGAGTAA